The Pseudoxanthomonas suwonensis sequence CGCTGAGCGCTCCTTCCAGGAACCGGTGTTGCCGGCGACATCCCGCGCTGGCAAACGCGGCTCCTGCATCAGACTGGCGGCATGCTTACCGGTACTGCTTCTCCTCGACGAACTGCGAACCGGCCAGCCGGTTGATCGCGTTCTTGATGCCTATCCGCTCGCCGTTGCGCGCGGCCACCGCGCGCGCCAGCTCGATGAACTCCCCGCCGAAATCCTGCGCGGCCTCCTTGGCCCGCAGCGCGTCCTGCACGTCCCACATGCGCTCGTTCACCACGCGCAGCTGCACCTTCAGGTCCGCCAGCTCCGCCGAACCGGCCGCCAGCCCTTCCCACAGCGGCAGCAGTCCCTCCAGCTCCACCACCACGTTGCGGCGCTTGGCCTCGTCGCCGATCCGCTCGGCCTTGATCTCGAGGATGGTGATCTTGTCGATGAGCTCCCCGACCGAAACGGGAACCATGATCGTGTTCATGCCGGCGTCCTGGTGGCCTATTGCAGGGGCGGAGTTTACCGGCCCGGGTCGGCGGCTCCCAGATCGGCGGCCCGGGCCGGCCCGCTGCCGGTGCGGCGCTGCCTTCGGTCGTCGCTGCCGAGGAAGCACGCCATGCGCTGCAGCTCGTCATCGAGCGCATTGCGGAATGCGGTGCCTTTCGGCGTCGCGCCGACGTAGCCGAAGTCGGGTTGCAACCGTCCCTCGCGCACTACGAGGTTGGCCCAGCCGACGACGTGCTCGCGCCACAGCATGGGCAGGGCGTAGTAGCCGAGCCTGCGCTTCGGTTCGGGCGTGTAGGCCTCGAACCGGTACGTCCAATCCCAAAGCAGCGTGAAACGGCGGCGGTCCCAGACCACCGGATCGAAGGGGGCGAGCAGGCGCAGCGCGGCATCGGGTGCATGGCGGCGCGAGGCCGGGTCCTCGTCGGCGGGCCAGTACCAGACCGTGCCGTCGATGCGGTGGCTGGCGAGCCGCTCGCGCGCCAGGCGCAGGGCCGCCCGGGTCTGCACCGACAGCTGCGGAGCGCCGTAGTCGAGCAGGCGGACCAGGTAAGTCAGGCTCGCCGCC is a genomic window containing:
- a CDS encoding DUF6165 family protein yields the protein MNTIMVPVSVGELIDKITILEIKAERIGDEAKRRNVVVELEGLLPLWEGLAAGSAELADLKVQLRVVNERMWDVQDALRAKEAAQDFGGEFIELARAVAARNGERIGIKNAINRLAGSQFVEEKQYR